The Mycolicibacterium smegmatis genome has a window encoding:
- a CDS encoding FAD-dependent oxidoreductase, producing the protein MTIATDVLIVGAGPVGLAAAMVLTQQGRDVTVVDGQAEGANTSRAAVVHARTLELLEPYGVVDDLVNRGVHTPAFTIRDRDELLVEVPFGRLPTAYPYTLMISQADTEAFLLKRLEALGGKVIRPATVTSVTQHGTHAMVTFEDGQRIRARYVVGADGMHSTVREAARIPFSGSTYAESFVLADVRLSGGIPTKEVILYFSPAGLVVVAPLPDGIHRIVATVDAQQAQAHPDAAFVQGLLDERGPHASPAAVRDVVWSSRFRVHHRVADTFRANRILLAGDAAHVHSPAGGQGMNLGIEDAVMLAGALSEVLDGAPDTALDDYAADRRRTAQKIVAATGRLTDLATASARKRPLRNRIMRAAGSLPAVRRALAWRLSGLDRR; encoded by the coding sequence ATGACAATCGCAACTGATGTCCTGATCGTCGGGGCCGGCCCCGTCGGCCTCGCCGCCGCGATGGTGCTCACCCAGCAGGGCCGCGACGTGACCGTCGTCGACGGCCAGGCCGAGGGCGCCAACACCTCGCGCGCCGCCGTGGTGCACGCCCGCACGCTCGAACTGCTCGAGCCCTACGGCGTCGTGGACGACCTGGTGAACCGCGGTGTGCACACGCCGGCGTTCACCATCCGGGACCGCGACGAACTGCTCGTCGAGGTGCCGTTCGGCCGGTTACCCACCGCCTACCCCTACACCCTGATGATCTCGCAGGCCGACACCGAGGCATTCCTGCTCAAGCGTCTGGAAGCCCTCGGCGGCAAGGTGATCCGGCCCGCCACGGTGACCTCGGTCACCCAGCACGGCACGCACGCGATGGTCACCTTCGAGGACGGCCAGCGGATCCGCGCGCGATATGTGGTGGGCGCCGACGGCATGCACAGCACGGTGCGTGAGGCGGCCCGGATTCCGTTCAGCGGCAGCACATATGCCGAATCGTTCGTGCTGGCCGACGTCCGGCTCTCGGGCGGCATCCCCACCAAAGAGGTGATTTTGTACTTCTCCCCCGCGGGCCTGGTGGTCGTCGCACCGCTGCCCGACGGCATCCACCGCATCGTCGCGACCGTCGACGCGCAGCAGGCGCAGGCACACCCCGATGCGGCGTTCGTGCAGGGCCTGCTCGACGAGCGCGGCCCGCACGCGTCACCCGCCGCGGTCCGGGACGTGGTGTGGAGTTCGCGGTTCCGCGTGCACCACAGGGTCGCGGACACGTTCCGCGCCAACCGGATTCTGCTGGCCGGCGACGCCGCGCACGTGCACTCCCCTGCCGGCGGGCAGGGCATGAACCTCGGCATCGAAGACGCCGTCATGCTCGCCGGGGCGCTTTCGGAGGTGCTCGACGGCGCCCCCGACACCGCGCTCGACGACTACGCGGCCGACCGTCGTCGCACCGCACAGAAGATCGTCGCGGCCACCGGACGGCTCACCGATCTCGCGACCGCGTCGGCGCGAAAACGTCCGCTGCGCAACCGGATCATGCGCGCCGCGGGATCCCTGCCCGCCGTACGGCGCGCACTGGCCTGGCGGCTGTCCGGGCTGGACCGTCGCTGA
- a CDS encoding helix-turn-helix transcriptional regulator, with product MTREVDEQMTQRGERHLIGRATERGALRQVCADLRSGSGRALVLRGEPGVGKTALLDWLFDEQTGSADAQVVRVRGVASDMDLTYAALQQVCAPLLDHLKRLPDLQQQALTVAFGRGPGPQPDRFLVGLAVVELMAAAAAAKPVLCIVDDAQWVDDASLQALVFVARRLPDAPLALLFGVRCGTALPGLPELTVGRLNDCEAGELFDALLPGPIDPRVRDRIVGETRGNPRALHALPATFAAAEVAGGFTNPRMRLALTNPGVTSEFPEPTRRLLLVAAAEPTGDPLLLARAADILGIGLRALAPAETAGLVEMGARVWFREPYLRTVIYRTARLDERRTVHRALAQATDATLDPARRAWHAANAANGPDETVATQLQEAVVSARDTGGVVAAAAFWERATALTADPARRAARALAAAEAKYVAGEHSTSLDLLGIAEAGPLGAAQRALATRLRLLLDDGPASALLDVAHGLGALDTRAACEVHRDALAAAISAGRSGEAHILKEAAESARSATARDEAGDLLLDALATRIACGPSAIGPLRRALSVSPASLWPTVPMLLEAAVADCWDDDAWHTASTALLQDVRHSGALALLPEALAFRAGLHLQCGEFSSAAELLAEASDRGAHAAMLAAWRGDVAETTRLTEGLGAGRAVGVAGHAVAVLNNGLGHYEQAFAAAQQACEYEDLGFHGGTLVELIEAGTRCGQRDSATEALYLLEERTTQAGTAWAAAALAGGRALLSSGRRADGLHRESIEHYERTRLTVQAARARLRYGEWLRRANRRPDAVRELTAAHEVFVRIGAQAFAERARRELVAAGPTARRVPGRSGEQLTAQETQVAGLAARGLTNQEIAAQLFISPHTVEWHLRKVFVKLGITSRRQLRTHGPRTTGFQGSAFEVERRA from the coding sequence ATGACACGAGAGGTGGACGAGCAGATGACACAACGCGGGGAACGACACCTGATCGGGCGGGCCACCGAACGCGGCGCACTGCGACAGGTGTGTGCCGACCTGCGGTCCGGATCCGGCCGGGCCCTGGTGCTGCGCGGCGAACCCGGGGTGGGCAAGACCGCCCTGCTCGACTGGCTTTTCGACGAGCAGACCGGCTCTGCCGATGCGCAGGTGGTGCGGGTCAGGGGTGTCGCGTCCGACATGGACCTCACCTACGCCGCCCTACAGCAGGTGTGTGCCCCGCTGCTGGATCACCTCAAGCGGCTGCCGGACCTGCAGCAGCAGGCGCTGACCGTGGCCTTCGGCCGCGGTCCTGGCCCGCAGCCGGATCGATTCCTGGTGGGCCTCGCGGTGGTCGAACTGATGGCGGCCGCGGCCGCCGCAAAACCGGTGCTGTGCATCGTCGACGATGCACAGTGGGTCGACGACGCATCGCTGCAGGCGCTGGTGTTCGTGGCGCGCCGCCTGCCGGACGCGCCGCTGGCGTTGCTGTTCGGGGTGCGCTGCGGCACCGCGTTGCCGGGCCTGCCCGAACTGACGGTCGGCAGGCTCAACGACTGCGAGGCCGGTGAACTGTTCGACGCGTTGCTGCCCGGACCCATCGATCCGCGGGTGCGCGACCGGATCGTCGGCGAGACCCGAGGCAATCCGCGGGCCCTGCACGCGTTGCCCGCGACGTTCGCGGCCGCCGAGGTCGCCGGCGGCTTCACCAACCCGCGGATGCGGCTCGCGTTGACGAATCCCGGTGTGACCTCGGAGTTTCCGGAGCCGACACGCCGGTTGCTGCTGGTCGCCGCGGCCGAACCGACGGGCGATCCCCTGCTGCTCGCGCGGGCCGCGGACATCCTCGGAATCGGTTTGCGGGCCCTCGCACCGGCCGAGACGGCCGGCTTGGTCGAGATGGGAGCCCGCGTGTGGTTCCGCGAACCCTATCTGCGGACCGTGATCTACCGGACGGCGCGTCTCGACGAGCGACGCACGGTGCACCGTGCGCTCGCGCAGGCCACCGACGCCACGCTGGATCCGGCGCGGCGCGCCTGGCACGCCGCCAATGCCGCGAACGGTCCCGACGAGACCGTGGCGACGCAACTGCAGGAGGCGGTGGTTTCCGCACGGGACACCGGCGGCGTGGTGGCCGCGGCCGCGTTCTGGGAGCGTGCGACGGCGCTGACGGCCGATCCGGCGCGGCGGGCCGCGCGCGCACTCGCCGCGGCCGAGGCGAAATACGTTGCCGGTGAACACAGTACGTCGCTCGACCTGCTCGGCATCGCCGAGGCGGGACCCCTCGGCGCGGCCCAGCGCGCGCTGGCCACACGGTTGCGTCTCCTCCTCGACGACGGGCCGGCCTCGGCACTTCTCGATGTCGCGCACGGCCTCGGCGCGCTGGACACCCGCGCGGCCTGCGAGGTCCATCGCGACGCCCTTGCCGCCGCGATCTCCGCGGGCCGCAGCGGGGAGGCGCACATCCTCAAGGAGGCCGCCGAATCCGCCCGGTCCGCTACCGCCCGGGACGAGGCCGGCGACCTGCTGCTCGACGCGCTGGCCACGCGTATCGCGTGCGGACCGTCGGCCATCGGACCCCTGCGACGCGCCCTCTCGGTATCACCGGCCTCGTTGTGGCCGACGGTTCCGATGCTGCTGGAGGCCGCCGTCGCAGACTGCTGGGACGACGACGCGTGGCATACGGCGTCGACAGCGCTGCTGCAGGACGTTCGGCATTCCGGCGCGCTCGCGCTGCTGCCCGAGGCCCTCGCCTTCCGTGCTGGACTGCACCTGCAGTGTGGTGAATTCTCCTCCGCGGCAGAGCTTCTCGCCGAGGCATCGGACCGGGGCGCACACGCGGCAATGCTCGCGGCCTGGCGCGGTGACGTCGCCGAGACGACGCGTCTGACCGAGGGGCTCGGCGCGGGCCGTGCGGTGGGCGTCGCCGGCCATGCCGTGGCCGTGCTCAACAACGGTCTCGGGCACTACGAACAGGCGTTCGCCGCGGCCCAGCAGGCCTGCGAGTACGAGGATCTCGGGTTCCACGGCGGCACGCTCGTCGAGTTGATCGAGGCGGGTACGCGGTGCGGTCAACGCGACTCGGCGACCGAGGCCCTGTACCTGCTGGAGGAACGCACGACGCAGGCCGGCACCGCGTGGGCCGCGGCGGCGCTGGCCGGCGGCCGGGCACTGCTGTCGAGCGGCCGGCGCGCCGACGGTCTGCACCGGGAGTCCATCGAGCACTACGAGCGCACGCGGCTCACCGTGCAGGCGGCACGCGCCCGGCTGCGGTACGGGGAATGGCTGCGTCGTGCCAACCGACGGCCCGACGCCGTCCGCGAGCTCACCGCCGCCCACGAGGTGTTCGTCCGGATCGGCGCACAGGCATTCGCCGAACGGGCACGCCGCGAACTGGTCGCCGCGGGCCCTACGGCCCGCAGGGTGCCGGGCCGTTCGGGCGAGCAGTTGACCGCGCAGGAGACCCAGGTCGCGGGCCTGGCCGCGCGGGGACTGACCAATCAGGAAATCGCCGCGCAGTTGTTCATCAGCCCCCACACCGTGGAATGGCACCTGCGCAAGGTGTTCGTCAAGCTCGGCATCACCTCACGCAGGCAGTTGCGCACCCACGGCCCACGAACCACGGGTTTTCAAGGGTCCGCTTTCGAAGTGGAGCGACGAGCCTGA
- a CDS encoding AbrB family transcriptional regulator, protein MLKSRWSLIALRWLLLLAVTIAVTVPLTLIGVPSAALFAALVVGVVLAIAALAPERVPRQAGVVAQGVLGVYIGTMVHQDAVDALHSDWAIVLAIAVATLVISVIAGALLGLHRDVSPLTGSLALVAGGASGLVAIARELGGDDRVVSVVQYLRVALVTATIPLVVTVVFHADRSHPAVDLPQTAAAPWYLSLAMLAGLVIVGAVGGRLLHMPGAGLLGPLALTVVLQLTGLSFGLTVPDVLVQAGYMVIGWQAGVAFTRESLRAIGRILPLALLLIVVLGVATALLGVVLANVTGVTQLEGYLATSPGGVYAVLATAVETGSNVTFVIAAQVLRVLLMLFAAPLLARVMIRLTGRQTEAAEVATPARR, encoded by the coding sequence ATGCTGAAGTCACGGTGGTCGCTCATCGCGCTTCGGTGGCTCCTCCTGCTCGCGGTGACGATCGCGGTCACCGTGCCGCTCACCCTCATCGGCGTCCCGTCGGCCGCCCTGTTCGCCGCCCTCGTGGTCGGCGTCGTGCTCGCGATCGCGGCTCTGGCCCCGGAACGCGTCCCGCGGCAGGCCGGCGTGGTGGCCCAGGGCGTGCTCGGTGTCTACATCGGCACCATGGTTCACCAGGACGCGGTCGACGCCCTGCACTCGGACTGGGCGATCGTGCTGGCGATCGCCGTGGCCACCCTGGTCATCAGCGTCATCGCCGGTGCGCTGCTCGGCCTGCACCGCGATGTCTCGCCGCTCACCGGATCCCTTGCGCTCGTGGCAGGCGGCGCGTCGGGCCTCGTGGCGATCGCGCGTGAACTCGGCGGCGACGACCGCGTGGTCTCGGTCGTGCAGTACCTGCGCGTCGCGCTCGTGACGGCCACCATTCCGCTCGTGGTGACCGTGGTGTTCCACGCCGATCGGTCGCATCCGGCCGTCGACCTACCGCAAACCGCCGCGGCGCCTTGGTATCTGAGCCTCGCGATGCTCGCGGGCCTGGTGATTGTCGGCGCGGTGGGCGGACGGTTGCTGCACATGCCGGGCGCCGGTCTGCTCGGCCCGCTGGCCCTGACCGTGGTGCTGCAGTTGACCGGTCTGTCGTTCGGCCTCACCGTCCCCGACGTGCTGGTGCAGGCCGGTTACATGGTGATCGGTTGGCAGGCCGGTGTGGCGTTCACCCGGGAATCGCTGCGGGCCATCGGACGGATCCTGCCGCTGGCCCTGCTGCTCATCGTGGTGCTCGGGGTGGCCACCGCACTGCTGGGGGTCGTGCTGGCCAACGTCACCGGCGTGACACAGCTGGAGGGTTATCTGGCCACGAGCCCCGGCGGCGTCTACGCGGTGCTGGCCACCGCGGTCGAGACGGGCTCCAATGTCACGTTCGTCATCGCCGCGCAGGTGCTGCGGGTACTGCTGATGCTGTTCGCCGCACCCCTGCTGGCCCGCGTGATGATCCGGCTCACGGGTCGTCAGACCGAGGCGGCCGAGGTCGCCACACCGGCACGTCGATAG
- a CDS encoding MarR family winged helix-turn-helix transcriptional regulator — protein sequence MADVTPLRAATGTSAATELREAMMAVTRQMRRHRPDHGLTLSQLEILGEVHRSGTITPAELGVRLHVRTQSLTDSINELVTRGLIERRPDETDRRRQLISLTQAGAQLLEADRAERDAWLHDTMRENLSELEFNLLMLVAPVLRKLAYADAAAGTLGS from the coding sequence ATGGCTGATGTCACCCCGCTGCGAGCGGCCACCGGGACGTCCGCGGCCACCGAACTGCGGGAAGCGATGATGGCGGTGACCCGCCAGATGCGCAGACACCGTCCCGACCACGGCCTCACGCTGAGCCAGCTGGAAATCCTCGGCGAGGTGCACCGGTCCGGCACCATCACCCCCGCCGAACTCGGCGTGCGGCTGCACGTGCGCACGCAGTCACTCACCGACAGCATCAACGAACTCGTCACGCGCGGACTGATCGAACGGCGCCCCGACGAGACCGACCGCAGACGTCAGCTCATCTCCCTGACACAGGCCGGCGCCCAACTCCTTGAGGCCGACCGCGCCGAACGCGACGCCTGGTTGCACGACACCATGCGCGAGAACCTCTCCGAGCTCGAGTTCAATCTGCTGATGCTCGTCGCACCGGTCCTGCGCAAGCTTGCATATGCCGACGCCGCTGCGGGCACACTTGGCTCATGA
- a CDS encoding L-aspartate oxidase, whose product MRTEDPARQISTAVLVIGTGGSGLRAAIELAEHGIDVLVVGKRPKADAHTTLAAGGINAALATMDPEDSWQQHAADTITESYLLADPVTVQTVTEHATESIADLERWGMAFARERDGRISQRFFGAHTYRRTAFAGDYTGLELQRTLVGRAAELAIPVLDSVYITRLLVRDNVIFGAYGFDLRDGTRHTIHADAVILACGGHTRIWRHTSSRRDENTGDAFRLAVEAGGRIRDPELVQFHPSGLLEPEDSAGTLVSEAARGEGGILRNALGERFMARYDPDRMELSTRDRVALAAYTEIKEGRGTPRGGVWLDVSHLPRTQIMQRLPRVYQTLMELQLLDITTTPVEIAPTAHYSMGGVWVRAEDHSTDVVGLYAVGEAASGLHGANRLGGNSLIELLVYGKIVGRAAAAYSNRLLAQQRCPAAISDAREEIDAMLCARGSQTVRYLQRAVRNLMTEHAGVIRDEDGLNVGLEKLDDVEAQLSDIAVHPDIAGFHDLAHAFDLKSGILAARATLEAARERRETRGCHNRSDHPDLDERLRVNLVWSAPGQISHEAIADVPHDISTRMREVSSAGKLVE is encoded by the coding sequence ATGAGAACCGAAGACCCCGCCCGGCAGATCTCCACCGCAGTGCTCGTCATCGGCACCGGCGGTTCGGGGTTGCGCGCCGCGATCGAACTGGCCGAACACGGAATCGATGTGCTGGTGGTCGGCAAGCGGCCCAAGGCCGACGCGCACACCACGCTCGCCGCGGGCGGGATCAACGCCGCACTGGCCACGATGGACCCCGAGGACAGCTGGCAGCAGCACGCCGCCGACACCATCACCGAGAGCTATCTGCTCGCCGACCCGGTCACGGTGCAGACCGTCACCGAACACGCCACGGAGTCGATCGCCGATCTGGAACGGTGGGGCATGGCGTTCGCGCGCGAACGCGACGGCCGCATCTCGCAGCGCTTCTTCGGCGCCCACACCTACCGCCGCACCGCGTTCGCCGGTGACTACACCGGGCTGGAACTGCAGCGCACCCTGGTCGGACGTGCCGCCGAACTCGCCATTCCCGTACTGGATTCCGTGTACATCACCCGACTTCTGGTCCGCGACAACGTGATTTTCGGCGCGTACGGTTTCGACCTTCGTGACGGTACGCGTCACACCATCCACGCCGACGCCGTGATCCTCGCGTGCGGTGGCCACACCCGCATCTGGCGGCACACCTCTTCGCGGCGCGACGAGAACACCGGGGACGCGTTCCGGCTGGCGGTTGAGGCCGGTGGCCGCATCCGCGACCCAGAGCTGGTGCAGTTCCACCCGTCGGGCCTGCTGGAACCGGAAGACTCGGCAGGCACCCTGGTTTCGGAAGCCGCGCGCGGCGAGGGCGGCATCCTGCGCAACGCGCTCGGCGAGCGCTTCATGGCGCGCTACGACCCCGACCGCATGGAACTCTCGACGCGCGACCGCGTCGCGCTCGCGGCCTACACCGAGATCAAGGAGGGCCGCGGCACCCCGCGCGGCGGCGTGTGGCTGGACGTGTCCCACCTGCCCCGCACGCAGATCATGCAGCGCCTGCCGCGCGTCTACCAGACACTCATGGAGCTGCAGTTGCTCGACATCACCACCACCCCGGTGGAGATCGCGCCGACGGCCCACTACTCGATGGGTGGTGTGTGGGTGCGCGCCGAGGACCACAGCACCGACGTGGTGGGCCTGTACGCGGTGGGCGAGGCCGCGAGCGGTCTGCACGGGGCCAACCGGCTGGGCGGCAACTCGCTCATCGAGCTGCTGGTGTACGGAAAGATCGTGGGCCGGGCCGCGGCCGCCTACTCCAATCGCCTGCTTGCCCAACAACGCTGCCCCGCCGCGATATCGGATGCCCGCGAGGAGATCGACGCGATGCTGTGCGCCCGCGGCTCGCAGACCGTGCGGTACCTGCAGCGCGCGGTGCGCAACCTGATGACCGAGCACGCCGGCGTGATCCGCGACGAGGACGGTCTGAACGTCGGGTTGGAGAAACTCGACGACGTCGAGGCGCAGTTGTCCGACATCGCGGTCCATCCCGACATCGCCGGATTCCACGATCTGGCGCATGCTTTCGACCTCAAGAGCGGGATCCTGGCGGCGCGTGCAACGTTGGAGGCAGCACGGGAACGCCGGGAGACCAGGGGTTGCCACAACCGCTCCGATCACCCCGACCTCGACGAGCGGCTGCGGGTCAACCTGGTGTGGTCGGCACCGGGTCAGATCTCCCACGAGGCGATCGCCGATGTCCCCCACGACATCTCAACACGCATGCGTGAGGTGTCGTCGGCCGGCAAGCTCGTCGAGTGA
- a CDS encoding RNA polymerase sigma-70 factor, translated as MDPAPSSASDPAWTELSEAEAVFTRVRPRLFGVAYRMTGTVAEAEDAVQEAWLRWQDTDRAAVTDPVPFLMTVVTRICLNVLQSARARHETYIGPWLPEPVDTTADPALGAERGAALELATLMLLERLAPPERAAYILREAFDYPYEQIAETVGVSVPNARQLVSRARRRLTTRRAAPVATAEQDRLLRAFVTAARSGDLDALEEILAEDVVSHTDGNGVRNAAQIPVVGRTTVAKFVRAFRNRLWSGASLRWITANGRSAVLVVHNDSPAAFLTVAASADGIHRLLWVLAPEKLAGIARAQGR; from the coding sequence ATGGATCCGGCACCCAGTTCGGCGTCCGATCCGGCGTGGACGGAACTCTCGGAAGCGGAAGCGGTCTTCACCCGGGTGCGGCCGCGCCTCTTCGGTGTCGCCTACCGGATGACGGGTACGGTCGCCGAGGCCGAGGACGCCGTGCAGGAGGCGTGGTTGCGGTGGCAGGACACCGACCGCGCAGCGGTGACGGACCCCGTGCCGTTCCTGATGACGGTGGTGACGCGGATCTGCCTCAACGTGCTGCAGTCCGCGCGGGCGCGCCACGAAACCTACATCGGCCCGTGGCTTCCCGAACCGGTCGACACCACCGCCGACCCGGCGCTGGGCGCCGAGCGGGGCGCGGCGCTGGAACTCGCGACGCTGATGTTGCTCGAGCGCCTGGCACCGCCGGAACGCGCCGCCTACATCCTGCGTGAGGCGTTCGACTACCCGTACGAACAGATCGCCGAGACCGTCGGTGTGTCGGTGCCCAACGCCAGGCAGCTCGTGAGCCGCGCACGGCGACGTCTCACGACACGGCGCGCGGCGCCGGTGGCCACCGCCGAACAGGACCGTCTGCTGCGGGCTTTCGTCACCGCGGCGCGAAGCGGCGACCTCGACGCGCTCGAGGAGATCCTCGCCGAGGACGTGGTGAGCCACACCGACGGCAACGGCGTGCGCAACGCCGCGCAGATCCCGGTGGTCGGCCGGACGACAGTCGCCAAGTTCGTGCGTGCCTTCCGCAACCGGCTGTGGTCCGGCGCGAGCCTGCGGTGGATCACCGCGAACGGCCGCTCCGCGGTGCTCGTCGTCCACAACGATTCTCCCGCCGCGTTTCTCACCGTCGCCGCGTCGGCCGACGGGATCCACCGGCTGTTGTGGGTGCTGGCTCCCGAGAAGCTCGCGGGAATCGCGCGGGCCCAGGGACGCTGA
- the upp gene encoding uracil phosphoribosyltransferase has protein sequence MDVRVVDHPLAAARLTTLRDERTDNAAFRAALRDLTLMLVYEATRDAPSEQIPVRTPVTDTVGSRLANPPLLVPVLRAGLGMVDQAHALIPEAQVGFVGVARDETTHQPTPYLASLPDDLSERAVFVLDPMLATGGSMAHTIGLLQARNAVDITAVCVVCAPQGIAALEAVAPDMRLITATVDEGLNEIAYIVPGLGDAGDRQFGPR, from the coding sequence ATGGATGTACGCGTCGTCGACCACCCGCTGGCTGCTGCGCGCCTGACCACGCTGCGGGATGAACGCACCGACAACGCCGCCTTCCGGGCCGCGTTGCGGGACCTGACCCTGATGCTGGTGTACGAGGCGACGCGCGACGCGCCCTCGGAGCAGATCCCGGTGCGCACCCCCGTCACCGACACCGTGGGCTCGCGGTTGGCGAACCCGCCGCTTCTGGTGCCGGTGCTGCGTGCCGGGCTGGGGATGGTCGACCAGGCCCATGCCCTGATCCCCGAGGCGCAGGTCGGCTTCGTCGGTGTGGCGCGCGACGAGACGACGCATCAGCCGACGCCATACCTGGCCTCGCTGCCCGACGATCTCAGTGAGCGTGCGGTGTTCGTGCTGGATCCGATGCTGGCCACGGGCGGTTCGATGGCGCACACGATCGGCCTGCTGCAGGCCCGCAACGCCGTCGACATCACCGCGGTGTGTGTGGTGTGCGCACCGCAGGGCATCGCCGCGCTGGAGGCCGTCGCGCCGGACATGCGCCTGATCACCGCGACGGTCGACGAGGGGCTCAACGAGATCGCCTACATCGTGCCTGGCCTCGGTGACGCGGGTGACCGCCAGTTCGGGCCCCGGTGA
- a CDS encoding phospho-sugar mutase produces MTSTATTAQEWIAHDPDPETAAELSACSPEELEHRFSHPLTFGTAGLRGPLRGGPDGMNLAVVLRTTWAVAQVLKEHGLGESQVVVGRDARHKSDEFALAAAEVLAAEGFEVQLMLAAVPTPVVAFAVRHMPAVAGIQITASHNPKTDNGYKVFVDGGMQITSPTDHEIEEAISRAPHADEITRAPVTTGGLAQIKAYLERAARVRRRSDTVRVAFTPMHGVGGEFTLDAMALAGLDDVHVVESQFNPDPEFPTVEFPNPEEPGATDELLALAERVGAEIAIALDPDADRCAVGIPTPDGWRMLSGDETGWLLGDYILSQIEPGMVSESTVVASTVVSSRMLASIAAAHGAHHVETLTGFKWLARAGSPGTTLVYAYEEAIGHCVDPSSVRDKDGITAAILACDLVAALRYQGRTIVDALDGLARAHGVHVTRAVSRQVSDADKAMGRLRTQPPDELAGFTVAVEDLAERRGQQRTDALIFTGEDGGTAVRIVVRPSGTEPKLKSYIEVRCAPTDDLAAARERANRISDELCRAAKGW; encoded by the coding sequence ATGACGTCGACCGCGACAACAGCGCAGGAATGGATCGCCCACGACCCTGACCCGGAAACGGCGGCCGAGCTGAGCGCCTGCAGCCCCGAGGAACTCGAACACCGGTTCAGCCATCCGCTGACGTTCGGCACCGCGGGACTGCGCGGACCCCTGCGCGGCGGGCCCGACGGCATGAACCTCGCCGTCGTGCTGCGCACCACGTGGGCGGTGGCACAGGTGCTCAAAGAACACGGCCTCGGCGAATCCCAGGTGGTGGTCGGACGCGACGCGCGCCACAAGTCCGACGAGTTCGCACTGGCCGCGGCCGAAGTGCTTGCGGCCGAGGGTTTCGAGGTGCAGCTGATGCTCGCGGCCGTCCCCACCCCCGTGGTCGCGTTCGCGGTGCGCCACATGCCCGCCGTCGCAGGCATCCAGATCACCGCATCGCACAACCCCAAGACCGACAACGGCTACAAGGTGTTCGTCGACGGCGGGATGCAGATCACCTCCCCCACCGATCACGAGATCGAAGAGGCCATCTCGCGTGCGCCGCACGCCGACGAGATCACGCGGGCACCGGTCACCACGGGCGGTCTCGCCCAGATCAAGGCCTACCTCGAACGCGCCGCGCGGGTGCGGCGCAGATCCGACACGGTGCGAGTCGCGTTCACGCCGATGCACGGCGTCGGTGGCGAATTCACACTCGACGCAATGGCCTTGGCCGGCCTCGACGACGTGCACGTCGTCGAGTCGCAGTTCAACCCCGATCCCGAGTTCCCCACGGTCGAATTCCCCAACCCGGAGGAACCGGGGGCCACCGACGAACTGCTCGCACTGGCCGAACGGGTCGGGGCCGAGATCGCGATCGCGCTGGACCCCGACGCGGACCGGTGTGCGGTCGGAATCCCCACCCCCGACGGATGGCGCATGCTCTCGGGCGACGAAACCGGTTGGCTGCTGGGCGATTACATTCTGTCGCAGATCGAACCGGGGATGGTCAGCGAGTCCACGGTGGTGGCCAGCACCGTCGTGTCGTCACGCATGCTGGCCTCGATCGCCGCGGCGCACGGCGCCCATCACGTCGAGACGCTCACGGGCTTCAAGTGGCTGGCGCGCGCCGGATCTCCCGGCACCACATTGGTGTACGCGTACGAGGAGGCCATCGGGCACTGCGTCGACCCGTCGTCGGTCCGCGACAAGGACGGCATCACCGCCGCGATCCTCGCGTGTGATCTGGTTGCGGCGCTGCGCTATCAGGGCCGCACCATCGTCGACGCGCTCGACGGCCTCGCCCGCGCCCACGGCGTACACGTCACACGTGCGGTGTCACGCCAGGTGTCCGACGCCGACAAGGCCATGGGCCGCCTGCGCACCCAGCCGCCCGACGAACTGGCCGGGTTCACCGTGGCCGTCGAGGATCTGGCCGAACGTCGCGGGCAGCAACGCACCGACGCACTGATCTTCACGGGCGAGGACGGCGGCACCGCCGTGCGCATCGTGGTGCGGCCGTCCGGCACCGAACCGAAACTCAAGTCCTACATCGAGGTTCGCTGCGCTCCGACCGACGATCTGGCCGCCGCGCGGGAACGCGCGAACCGCATCAGCGACGAACTCTGCCGCGCCGCGAAAGGCTGGTGA